Proteins found in one Paenibacillus borealis genomic segment:
- a CDS encoding AraC family transcriptional regulator, whose product MEVFPVFTGEYLFDSCSPVQMLLTQETVTSVRHQHDFVELAYVVQGEGIHLAGEDKMQVMQGDLLVIPPGVSHVFQPQDLTGAEPFLIFNCMLRPELGRILGGLPEPFAEEEMFPLLKLLEVKQWFGYRGKSMELALLLRRMHEMQSCGSLRDNQQQLYPLLFELADLIMPAAALPFAQQSGMDYDPLHDVILYMISHFREKITLKEMSRQIAVSSRQFQRLFKVKTGRSYIQMLQEIRMKYSCLLLMFTELGVQSIALEVGIYDMKYFYRLFREYSGMTPASYRNRLQSHFLSAKEMMSSAEHCSH is encoded by the coding sequence ATGGAAGTTTTTCCGGTCTTTACTGGGGAATATCTATTTGACTCCTGTTCGCCGGTACAAATGCTCCTGACTCAGGAAACGGTTACTTCCGTACGTCATCAGCACGATTTCGTAGAGCTCGCCTATGTGGTTCAAGGAGAAGGCATCCATCTGGCAGGCGAGGATAAAATGCAGGTTATGCAGGGGGATTTGTTAGTTATACCGCCCGGAGTCTCCCATGTCTTTCAACCGCAGGATCTGACCGGTGCAGAGCCGTTCCTCATCTTCAATTGTATGCTCAGGCCTGAGCTTGGCAGGATTCTCGGCGGGCTGCCGGAGCCCTTCGCTGAAGAGGAGATGTTCCCGCTCCTGAAGCTTCTGGAGGTGAAGCAATGGTTCGGGTATAGAGGCAAAAGCATGGAGCTTGCCTTATTGCTCCGCCGTATGCACGAGATGCAGAGCTGCGGCTCACTTAGGGATAACCAACAGCAGTTATATCCGTTGCTATTCGAACTGGCGGACCTCATTATGCCCGCAGCCGCCCTTCCTTTCGCTCAGCAGTCCGGGATGGACTATGATCCGCTGCATGACGTCATCCTGTATATGATCAGTCATTTCAGAGAGAAAATCACGCTGAAGGAGATGAGCCGGCAGATTGCCGTGAGCTCCCGCCAGTTTCAGAGATTATTCAAAGTGAAGACCGGCAGATCCTATATCCAGATGCTCCAGGAAATCCGGATGAAATATAGCTGCCTCCTGCTGATGTTCACGGAGCTTGGGGTACAATCCATTGCGCTTGAGGTCGGAATTTACGACATGAAATATTTCTACCGGCTATTCCGTGAATATAGCGGTATGACCCCTGCTTCCTATCGAAACCGGTTGCAGAGTCACTTTTTGTCGGCGAAGGAGATGATGAGCAGTGCTGAACATTGCTCCCATTAA
- a CDS encoding acyl carrier protein gives MQQKVIEIIAEIKEEPGLLQTLNGASDLTLDAALDSLQIINFILRIEDVFDVEVDFDTFDLEHLKSVDRFSAYVAELAVR, from the coding sequence ATGCAGCAGAAGGTCATTGAGATTATCGCTGAAATTAAAGAGGAACCGGGCCTGCTTCAGACGCTGAACGGAGCTTCCGATCTGACGCTGGACGCCGCACTGGATTCGCTGCAAATCATCAACTTTATTCTGAGAATCGAAGACGTATTCGATGTCGAAGTAGACTTTGATACCTTTGATCTTGAACATTTGAAATCGGTGGACCGTTTCTCTGCGTATGTCGCCGAGCTTGCCGTACGATGA